A region of Homo sapiens chromosome 17, GRCh38.p14 Primary Assembly DNA encodes the following proteins:
- the HEATR9 gene encoding protein HEATR9 isoform X1 — translation MAPVHLPLSCYQMPKEEFPPSPECWRQHPSKPNSVPYCYFKKPEIYTHWHDLYDQREEREAEKMLRKMRDDCRYIKEVHQTHIKMFHLPMSKLTIKSEMRSRPLEPTQDPLKWQRLRELTKSLESPREDEQFYAAQALGCLRISDKFVMEALQQVAQTGPEKVKYEAYRTLAILGCLNKHVIRALIKQLKEKNEGQRMETLTGLRMALNSWAAVSKDKRTQVGDEGKLVPVLQTLIKKSSSEASLEAALCLGFLRPCSNMVQEFLLQCLCQGLKTQRMKALRMLVKVMHVHSAPVIKAILDQLCSSSVLEDRFEATQMLKTIGLEQIQAQGLEELTFNLLRRKTHNEPFLAVRQAVAQTVEELKLKPTMMNLVEAQLMNPDATARQEAVISLGVLGIRSPQVFHLLLDLLDAENHQAVKKSLQETLILCASIDPWIQNKLKNKVLSVYEAPKTNVKAEPTRFQKEPENPEELTIQDFRLAKLNPLFIAKSITKVGQKKTPAFPPCCSKPRKHRPQVIGPWQPRIKKQLRVLAEIAK, via the exons ATGGCTCCTGTTCATCTGCCCTTGTCCTGCTACCAG ATGCCAAAGGAAGAGTTTCCCCCAAGTCCAGAGTGCTGGAGGCAGCATCCGAGCAAGCCAAACTCAGTCCCGTACTGCTACTTCAAGAAACCTGAGATCTACACGCACTGGCACGACCTGTATGATCAGCGAGAGGAAAGGGAGGCTGAGAAGATGTTGAGGAAAATGAGAGATGACTGTAG GTACATCAAAGAGGTACATCAAACCCACATCAAAATGTTCCATCTCCCAATGAGCAAGCTGACTATAAAATCTGAGATGCGATCCAGGCCCTTAGAGCCTACCCAGGACCCCCTGAAGTGGCAAAGATTAAGG GAACTCACAAAAAGCCTGGAATCTCCCAGAGAGGATGAGCAGTTCTATGCAGCACAG GCTCTGGGATGCTTACGCATCAGTGACAAGTTTGTCATGGAGGCACTACAGCAGGTG GCCCAAACTGGTCCAGAGAAAGTGAAGTACGAGGCCTACCGAACCCTGGCCATCCTGG GTTGCCTGAATAAGCATGTGATCCGGGCTCTCATCAAACagctgaaggagaaaaatgagggTCAAAGGATGGAGACTTTGACGGGGCTACGAATGGCTCTTAACTCCTGGGCTGCTGTCTCTAAAGACAAG AGGACTCAAGTCGGGGATGAGGGCAAGCTGGTGCCTGTACTACAGACACTGATCAAGAAGTCGTCCAGTGAAGCATCTCTGGAGGCAGCCCTGTGCCtgggtttcctgaggccttgcaGCAACATGGTCCAAGAGTTCTTGTTGCAGTGCCTGTGCCAAGGACTCAAGACCCAGCGGATGAAG GCACTTAGGATGCTGGTCAAGGTGATGCACGTGCACTCAGCCCCAGTCATCAAGGCCATCCTAGACCAGCTGTGTTCTTCCAGTGTCCTTGAG GACCGCTTTGAAGCCACCCAAATGCTCAAGACCATTGGGCTGGAACAGATCCAGGCACAGGGGCTAGAGGAACTCACATTTAACCTGCTCAGGAGGAAGACGCATAATGAACCCTTCCTT GCTGTGAGGCAGGCTGTGGCTCAAACTGTGGAAGAGCTCAAGTTGAAGCCTACGATGATGAACTTGGTGGAGGC ACAACTGATGAACCCagatgccactgcacgccaggaAGCAGTCATCTCTTTG GGTGTCCTGGGGATCCGCAGTCCACAAGTGTTCCACTTGCTCCTGGACTTACTAGATGCAGAAAACCACCAGGCTGTGAAGAAGAGT CTACAAGAAACATTAATCCTTTGTGCCTCAATTGATCCCTGGATCCAAAACAAGCTGAAAAACAAGGTTCTCTCTGTATATGAGGCACCTAAGACCAATGTGAAGGCAGAGCCCACAAGGTTCCAGAAAGAGCCTGAGAACCCAGAAGAGTTAACTATTCAAGACTTTCGACTTGCAAAGCTGAACCCCTTGTTTATTGCAAAGTCCATCACCAAAGTAGGCCAAAAGAAAACGCCTGCTTTCCCACCGTGCTGCTCGAAACCACGAAAACATAGGCCACAGGTCATAGGGCCCTGGCAGCCAAGGATCAAGAAACAGCTCCGGGTCCTTGCTGAAATTGCCAAATAA
- the CCL5 gene encoding C-C motif chemokine 5 isoform 2 precursor (isoform 2 precursor is encoded by transcript variant 2), with protein sequence MKVSAAALAVILIATALCAPASASPYSSDTTPCCFAYIARPLPRAHIKEYFYTSGKCSNPAVVHRSRMPKREGQQVWQDFLYDSRLNKGKLCHPKEPPSVCQPREEMGSGVHQLFGDELGWRVLEPELTQICLFLLALVLAWEASPHYPTPPAP encoded by the exons ATGAAGGTCTCCGCGGCAGCCCTCGCTGTCATCCTCATTGCTACTGCCCTCTGCGCTCCTGCATCTGCCTCCCCAT aTTCCTCGGACACCACACCCTGCTGCTTTGCCTACATTGCCCGCCCACTGCCCCGTGCCCACATCAAGGAGTATTTCTACACCAGTGGCAAGTGCTCCAACCCAGCAGTCGT CCACAGGTCAAGGATGCCAAAGAGAGAGGGACAGCAAGTCTGGCAGGATTTCCTGTATGACTCCCGGCTGAACAAGGGCAAG CTTTGTCACCCGAAAGAACCGCCAAGTGTGTGCCAACCCAGAGAAGAAATGGGTTCGGGAGTACATCAACTCTTTGGAGATGAGCTAGGATGGAGAGTCCTTGAACCTGAACTTACACAAATTTGCCTGTTTCTGCTTGCTCTTGTCCTAGCTTGGGAGGCTTCCCCTCACTATCCTACCCCACCCGCTCCTTGA
- the CCL5 gene encoding C-C motif chemokine 5 isoform 1 precursor (isoform 1 precursor is encoded by transcript variant 1): MKVSAAALAVILIATALCAPASASPYSSDTTPCCFAYIARPLPRAHIKEYFYTSGKCSNPAVVFVTRKNRQVCANPEKKWVREYINSLEMS, from the exons ATGAAGGTCTCCGCGGCAGCCCTCGCTGTCATCCTCATTGCTACTGCCCTCTGCGCTCCTGCATCTGCCTCCCCAT aTTCCTCGGACACCACACCCTGCTGCTTTGCCTACATTGCCCGCCCACTGCCCCGTGCCCACATCAAGGAGTATTTCTACACCAGTGGCAAGTGCTCCAACCCAGCAGTCGT CTTTGTCACCCGAAAGAACCGCCAAGTGTGTGCCAACCCAGAGAAGAAATGGGTTCGGGAGTACATCAACTCTTTGGAGATGAGCTAG
- the HEATR9 gene encoding protein HEATR9 isoform 1 (isoform 1 is encoded by transcript variant 1), which produces MAYEKSTDISDVSRSMFLYPWLEYPDKTKELRKAMAPVHLPLSCYQMPKEEFPPSPECWRQHPSKPNSVPYCYFKKPEIYTHWHDLYDQREEREAEKMLRKMRDDCRYIKEVHQTHIKMFHLPMSKLTIKSEMRSRPLEPTQDPLKWQRLRELTKSLESPREDEQFYAAQALGCLRISDKFVMEALQQVAQTGPEKVKYEAYRTLAILGCLNKHVIRALIKQLKEKNEGQRMETLTGLRMALNSWAAVSKDKRTQVGDEGKLVPVLQTLIKKSSSEASLEAALCLGFLRPCSNMVQEFLLQCLCQGLKTQRMKALRMLVKVMHVHSAPVIKAILDQLCSSSVLEDRFEATQMLKTIGLEQIQAQGLEELTFNLLRRKTHNEPFLAVRQAVAQTVEELKLKPTMMNLVEAQLMNPDATARQEAVISLGVLGIRSPQVFHLLLDLLDAENHQAVKKSLQETLILCASIDPWIQNKLKNKVLSVYEAPKTNVKAEPTRFQKEPENPEELTIQDFRLAKLNPLFIAKSITKVGQKKTPAFPPCCSKPRKHRPQVIGPWQPRIKKQLRVLAEIAK; this is translated from the exons ATGGCCTATGAAAAATCAACTGATATCTCTGATGTCTCCAGGTCAATGTTCCTGTACCCATGGCTGGAATATCCAGACAAGACCAAAG AACTCAGAAAAGCCATGGCTCCTGTTCATCTGCCCTTGTCCTGCTACCAG ATGCCAAAGGAAGAGTTTCCCCCAAGTCCAGAGTGCTGGAGGCAGCATCCGAGCAAGCCAAACTCAGTCCCGTACTGCTACTTCAAGAAACCTGAGATCTACACGCACTGGCACGACCTGTATGATCAGCGAGAGGAAAGGGAGGCTGAGAAGATGTTGAGGAAAATGAGAGATGACTGTAG GTACATCAAAGAGGTACATCAAACCCACATCAAAATGTTCCATCTCCCAATGAGCAAGCTGACTATAAAATCTGAGATGCGATCCAGGCCCTTAGAGCCTACCCAGGACCCCCTGAAGTGGCAAAGATTAAGG GAACTCACAAAAAGCCTGGAATCTCCCAGAGAGGATGAGCAGTTCTATGCAGCACAG GCTCTGGGATGCTTACGCATCAGTGACAAGTTTGTCATGGAGGCACTACAGCAGGTG GCCCAAACTGGTCCAGAGAAAGTGAAGTACGAGGCCTACCGAACCCTGGCCATCCTGG GTTGCCTGAATAAGCATGTGATCCGGGCTCTCATCAAACagctgaaggagaaaaatgagggTCAAAGGATGGAGACTTTGACGGGGCTACGAATGGCTCTTAACTCCTGGGCTGCTGTCTCTAAAGACAAG AGGACTCAAGTCGGGGATGAGGGCAAGCTGGTGCCTGTACTACAGACACTGATCAAGAAGTCGTCCAGTGAAGCATCTCTGGAGGCAGCCCTGTGCCtgggtttcctgaggccttgcaGCAACATGGTCCAAGAGTTCTTGTTGCAGTGCCTGTGCCAAGGACTCAAGACCCAGCGGATGAAG GCACTTAGGATGCTGGTCAAGGTGATGCACGTGCACTCAGCCCCAGTCATCAAGGCCATCCTAGACCAGCTGTGTTCTTCCAGTGTCCTTGAG GACCGCTTTGAAGCCACCCAAATGCTCAAGACCATTGGGCTGGAACAGATCCAGGCACAGGGGCTAGAGGAACTCACATTTAACCTGCTCAGGAGGAAGACGCATAATGAACCCTTCCTT GCTGTGAGGCAGGCTGTGGCTCAAACTGTGGAAGAGCTCAAGTTGAAGCCTACGATGATGAACTTGGTGGAGGC ACAACTGATGAACCCagatgccactgcacgccaggaAGCAGTCATCTCTTTG GGTGTCCTGGGGATCCGCAGTCCACAAGTGTTCCACTTGCTCCTGGACTTACTAGATGCAGAAAACCACCAGGCTGTGAAGAAGAGT CTACAAGAAACATTAATCCTTTGTGCCTCAATTGATCCCTGGATCCAAAACAAGCTGAAAAACAAGGTTCTCTCTGTATATGAGGCACCTAAGACCAATGTGAAGGCAGAGCCCACAAGGTTCCAGAAAGAGCCTGAGAACCCAGAAGAGTTAACTATTCAAGACTTTCGACTTGCAAAGCTGAACCCCTTGTTTATTGCAAAGTCCATCACCAAAGTAGGCCAAAAGAAAACGCCTGCTTTCCCACCGTGCTGCTCGAAACCACGAAAACATAGGCCACAGGTCATAGGGCCCTGGCAGCCAAGGATCAAGAAACAGCTCCGGGTCCTTGCTGAAATTGCCAAATAA
- the HEATR9 gene encoding protein HEATR9 isoform 2 (isoform 2 is encoded by transcript variant 2) produces MAYEKSTDISDVSRSMFLYPWLEYPDKTKELRKAMAPVHLPLSCYQMPKEEFPPSPECWRQHPSKPNSVPYCYFKKPEIYTHWHDLYDQREEREAEKMLRKMRDDCRYIKEELTKSLESPREDEQFYAAQALGCLRISDKFVMEALQQVAQTGPEKVKYEAYRTLAILGCLNKHVIRALIKQLKEKNEGQRMETLTGLRMALNSWAAVSKDKRTQVGDEGKLVPVLQTLIKKSSSEASLEAALCLGFLRPCSNMVQEFLLQCLCQGLKTQRMKALRMLVKVMHVHSAPVIKAILDQLCSSSVLEDRFEATQMLKTIGLEQIQAQGLEELTFNLLRRKTHNEPFLAVRQAVAQTVEELKLKPTMMNLVEAQLMNPDATARQEAVISLGVLGIRSPQVFHLLLDLLDAENHQAVKKSLQETLILCASIDPWIQNKLKNKVLSVYEAPKTNVKAEPTRFQKEPENPEELTIQDFRLAKLNPLFIAKSITKVGQKKTPAFPPCCSKPRKHRPQVIGPWQPRIKKQLRVLAEIAK; encoded by the exons ATGGCCTATGAAAAATCAACTGATATCTCTGATGTCTCCAGGTCAATGTTCCTGTACCCATGGCTGGAATATCCAGACAAGACCAAAG AACTCAGAAAAGCCATGGCTCCTGTTCATCTGCCCTTGTCCTGCTACCAG ATGCCAAAGGAAGAGTTTCCCCCAAGTCCAGAGTGCTGGAGGCAGCATCCGAGCAAGCCAAACTCAGTCCCGTACTGCTACTTCAAGAAACCTGAGATCTACACGCACTGGCACGACCTGTATGATCAGCGAGAGGAAAGGGAGGCTGAGAAGATGTTGAGGAAAATGAGAGATGACTGTAG GTACATCAAAGAG GAACTCACAAAAAGCCTGGAATCTCCCAGAGAGGATGAGCAGTTCTATGCAGCACAG GCTCTGGGATGCTTACGCATCAGTGACAAGTTTGTCATGGAGGCACTACAGCAGGTG GCCCAAACTGGTCCAGAGAAAGTGAAGTACGAGGCCTACCGAACCCTGGCCATCCTGG GTTGCCTGAATAAGCATGTGATCCGGGCTCTCATCAAACagctgaaggagaaaaatgagggTCAAAGGATGGAGACTTTGACGGGGCTACGAATGGCTCTTAACTCCTGGGCTGCTGTCTCTAAAGACAAG AGGACTCAAGTCGGGGATGAGGGCAAGCTGGTGCCTGTACTACAGACACTGATCAAGAAGTCGTCCAGTGAAGCATCTCTGGAGGCAGCCCTGTGCCtgggtttcctgaggccttgcaGCAACATGGTCCAAGAGTTCTTGTTGCAGTGCCTGTGCCAAGGACTCAAGACCCAGCGGATGAAG GCACTTAGGATGCTGGTCAAGGTGATGCACGTGCACTCAGCCCCAGTCATCAAGGCCATCCTAGACCAGCTGTGTTCTTCCAGTGTCCTTGAG GACCGCTTTGAAGCCACCCAAATGCTCAAGACCATTGGGCTGGAACAGATCCAGGCACAGGGGCTAGAGGAACTCACATTTAACCTGCTCAGGAGGAAGACGCATAATGAACCCTTCCTT GCTGTGAGGCAGGCTGTGGCTCAAACTGTGGAAGAGCTCAAGTTGAAGCCTACGATGATGAACTTGGTGGAGGC ACAACTGATGAACCCagatgccactgcacgccaggaAGCAGTCATCTCTTTG GGTGTCCTGGGGATCCGCAGTCCACAAGTGTTCCACTTGCTCCTGGACTTACTAGATGCAGAAAACCACCAGGCTGTGAAGAAGAGT CTACAAGAAACATTAATCCTTTGTGCCTCAATTGATCCCTGGATCCAAAACAAGCTGAAAAACAAGGTTCTCTCTGTATATGAGGCACCTAAGACCAATGTGAAGGCAGAGCCCACAAGGTTCCAGAAAGAGCCTGAGAACCCAGAAGAGTTAACTATTCAAGACTTTCGACTTGCAAAGCTGAACCCCTTGTTTATTGCAAAGTCCATCACCAAAGTAGGCCAAAAGAAAACGCCTGCTTTCCCACCGTGCTGCTCGAAACCACGAAAACATAGGCCACAGGTCATAGGGCCCTGGCAGCCAAGGATCAAGAAACAGCTCCGGGTCCTTGCTGAAATTGCCAAATAA
- the HEATR9 gene encoding protein HEATR9 isoform X2 codes for MEALQQVAQTGPEKVKYEAYRTLAILGCLNKHVIRALIKQLKEKNEGQRMETLTGLRMALNSWAAVSKDKRTQVGDEGKLVPVLQTLIKKSSSEASLEAALCLGFLRPCSNMVQEFLLQCLCQGLKTQRMKALRMLVKVMHVHSAPVIKAILDQLCSSSVLEDRFEATQMLKTIGLEQIQAQGLEELTFNLLRRKTHNEPFLAVRQAVAQTVEELKLKPTMMNLVEAQLMNPDATARQEAVISLGVLGIRSPQVFHLLLDLLDAENHQAVKKSLQETLILCASIDPWIQNKLKNKVLSVYEAPKTNVKAEPTRFQKEPENPEELTIQDFRLAKLNPLFIAKSITKVGQKKTPAFPPCCSKPRKHRPQVIGPWQPRIKKQLRVLAEIAK; via the exons ATGGAGGCACTACAGCAGGTG GCCCAAACTGGTCCAGAGAAAGTGAAGTACGAGGCCTACCGAACCCTGGCCATCCTGG GTTGCCTGAATAAGCATGTGATCCGGGCTCTCATCAAACagctgaaggagaaaaatgagggTCAAAGGATGGAGACTTTGACGGGGCTACGAATGGCTCTTAACTCCTGGGCTGCTGTCTCTAAAGACAAG AGGACTCAAGTCGGGGATGAGGGCAAGCTGGTGCCTGTACTACAGACACTGATCAAGAAGTCGTCCAGTGAAGCATCTCTGGAGGCAGCCCTGTGCCtgggtttcctgaggccttgcaGCAACATGGTCCAAGAGTTCTTGTTGCAGTGCCTGTGCCAAGGACTCAAGACCCAGCGGATGAAG GCACTTAGGATGCTGGTCAAGGTGATGCACGTGCACTCAGCCCCAGTCATCAAGGCCATCCTAGACCAGCTGTGTTCTTCCAGTGTCCTTGAG GACCGCTTTGAAGCCACCCAAATGCTCAAGACCATTGGGCTGGAACAGATCCAGGCACAGGGGCTAGAGGAACTCACATTTAACCTGCTCAGGAGGAAGACGCATAATGAACCCTTCCTT GCTGTGAGGCAGGCTGTGGCTCAAACTGTGGAAGAGCTCAAGTTGAAGCCTACGATGATGAACTTGGTGGAGGC ACAACTGATGAACCCagatgccactgcacgccaggaAGCAGTCATCTCTTTG GGTGTCCTGGGGATCCGCAGTCCACAAGTGTTCCACTTGCTCCTGGACTTACTAGATGCAGAAAACCACCAGGCTGTGAAGAAGAGT CTACAAGAAACATTAATCCTTTGTGCCTCAATTGATCCCTGGATCCAAAACAAGCTGAAAAACAAGGTTCTCTCTGTATATGAGGCACCTAAGACCAATGTGAAGGCAGAGCCCACAAGGTTCCAGAAAGAGCCTGAGAACCCAGAAGAGTTAACTATTCAAGACTTTCGACTTGCAAAGCTGAACCCCTTGTTTATTGCAAAGTCCATCACCAAAGTAGGCCAAAAGAAAACGCCTGCTTTCCCACCGTGCTGCTCGAAACCACGAAAACATAGGCCACAGGTCATAGGGCCCTGGCAGCCAAGGATCAAGAAACAGCTCCGGGTCCTTGCTGAAATTGCCAAATAA